A part of Terriglobus roseus genomic DNA contains:
- a CDS encoding tyrosine-type recombinase/integrase: MSLSDLSSRFVTVLENERGASEHTVRAYTREVQNFAAWLVETLGEQGDIRSVEHTHVRAYLAVLYDRGLTKASAARALAAVRSWFRWMAKEGIVEQNPATLVATPKLPKHLPRVPSAEEVNRVLDAIENVSATPRAVKKAGKKFAKSVGEEYTGWPERDRVIWELLYGCGIRNSELVGINLRDIYWSNDAILVRGKGRKERYVPLGDAAAEAVRAYLPHREAKLRNGKAALIADGPLLINQSARGSARLTTRSVGRIVKSIAIQRGLPADVHPHTLRHAFGTHMLEEGADLRAIQELLGHERLSTTQRYTQLTVGQVQQVYDETHPRAN; the protein is encoded by the coding sequence ATGAGCCTATCCGACCTAAGCAGCCGTTTCGTCACCGTACTGGAGAACGAACGCGGTGCTAGCGAACACACCGTCCGCGCCTACACGCGTGAGGTGCAAAACTTTGCCGCGTGGCTGGTGGAAACGCTTGGGGAACAAGGCGACATTCGTTCTGTTGAACACACGCATGTTCGAGCGTACCTGGCGGTTTTGTATGACCGTGGGCTGACGAAGGCGTCGGCGGCGCGGGCGCTTGCAGCCGTCCGCTCGTGGTTTCGTTGGATGGCCAAAGAGGGTATTGTCGAACAGAATCCGGCAACGCTCGTAGCCACGCCGAAGCTACCAAAGCACCTGCCGCGAGTGCCGTCGGCGGAAGAGGTCAATCGCGTTCTGGATGCCATTGAGAATGTCAGTGCTACGCCACGCGCGGTAAAGAAGGCTGGCAAGAAATTCGCCAAGTCTGTGGGCGAGGAATACACCGGCTGGCCTGAGCGTGACCGCGTGATCTGGGAACTGCTTTACGGCTGCGGTATCCGTAATTCAGAGCTTGTTGGCATTAACCTGCGCGACATTTATTGGTCCAACGATGCGATCCTGGTTCGAGGCAAAGGTCGCAAAGAGCGCTATGTTCCTCTAGGCGATGCTGCTGCGGAAGCCGTCCGCGCCTATCTTCCGCATCGAGAAGCAAAGCTGCGCAATGGAAAAGCAGCCCTCATCGCAGACGGTCCGCTGCTCATCAATCAGTCAGCCCGCGGCTCAGCGCGCCTGACAACCCGTTCCGTGGGACGCATTGTGAAGTCCATCGCCATCCAGCGCGGCCTACCCGCCGATGTTCACCCGCACACGCTGCGTCACGCCTTCGGCACACACATGCTGGAGGAGGGCGCTGATCTGCGAGCGATTCAGGAACTCCTTGGTCATGAACGACTTTCCACCACGCAGCGGTACACGCAGCTCACCGTGGGGCAGGTGCAGCAGGTGTATGACGAGACGCATCCACGGGCAAATTAG